From Nevskia ramosa DSM 11499, the proteins below share one genomic window:
- a CDS encoding acyl-CoA carboxylase subunit beta encodes MKRIESQLNTGSAEFRANVAHNRAIADDLKARQQAARHERPQRDIDRLRAQKKLLVRERIALLLDPGTPFLELSTLAAGEAYDGSVPGAGCVIGIGIVAGREVVINAGDASVKGGAWYPLTIKKTVRALDIAIENRLPVVHLCDSAGGFLPLQADFFADKYAAGRIFRNQCALSKMGVPQVAVVLGHCTAGGAYVPALSDYSVIVRGTGAIFLAGPPLVKAATGEEVTVDALGGADMHTSVSGTADYPAASEEEAIAIARDIVGNFAKAEKTKVQWQTPEPPLHDPEELYGVLPRDIKQGFDMREIIARIVDGSRFHEYQPAYGKTLICGYAHLWGYRIGILANNGVLFNDSALKGAHFIELCNRDRTPLLFLQNITGFMVGREYEQRGITKDGAKMIMAMSNATVPKLTVMCHGSFGAGNYGMSGRAFDSRFLFSWPQSQTAVMGAEQAANVLVDIKIRQLARTAQKLAPEDIAAIREPVLDEYKRKSSAYWSTSEIWDDGILDPADTRHALAMALSAALNAPIEEARYGVFRM; translated from the coding sequence ATGAAGCGCATCGAATCACAGCTCAACACCGGCTCGGCCGAGTTCCGCGCAAACGTCGCCCACAACCGGGCAATTGCCGATGACCTGAAGGCGCGCCAGCAGGCCGCGCGTCATGAGCGGCCGCAGCGCGATATCGATCGCCTGCGCGCGCAGAAGAAGCTGCTGGTTCGCGAGCGCATCGCGCTGCTGCTCGATCCGGGCACACCGTTCCTGGAGCTTTCAACGCTCGCGGCGGGCGAGGCCTACGACGGCAGCGTGCCGGGCGCCGGCTGCGTGATCGGCATCGGCATCGTTGCCGGCCGTGAAGTGGTCATCAATGCCGGCGATGCCAGCGTCAAGGGCGGCGCCTGGTATCCGCTGACGATCAAGAAGACCGTACGCGCACTCGACATCGCCATCGAGAACCGCCTGCCGGTCGTCCATCTCTGCGATTCCGCCGGCGGCTTCCTGCCCTTGCAGGCGGATTTCTTTGCCGACAAATACGCGGCCGGCCGGATCTTCCGCAACCAGTGCGCGTTATCGAAGATGGGCGTGCCGCAGGTCGCTGTGGTGCTCGGCCATTGCACGGCCGGCGGCGCCTATGTGCCGGCGCTGTCGGACTACAGCGTGATCGTCCGCGGTACGGGCGCGATCTTCCTTGCCGGTCCGCCGCTGGTGAAAGCCGCGACCGGTGAGGAAGTCACCGTCGACGCGCTTGGCGGTGCCGACATGCATACCTCGGTGTCCGGCACGGCCGACTACCCGGCCGCCAGCGAGGAGGAAGCGATCGCCATCGCCCGCGACATCGTCGGCAACTTCGCGAAAGCGGAGAAGACCAAGGTGCAGTGGCAGACGCCCGAGCCGCCGCTGCACGATCCCGAAGAGCTGTACGGCGTGCTGCCGCGCGACATCAAGCAGGGTTTCGACATGCGCGAAATCATTGCCCGCATCGTCGATGGCTCGCGCTTCCATGAATACCAGCCGGCCTACGGCAAGACACTGATCTGCGGTTATGCGCATCTCTGGGGCTACCGGATCGGCATCCTCGCCAACAACGGTGTGCTGTTCAACGACAGCGCGCTGAAGGGCGCGCACTTCATCGAGTTGTGCAACCGCGATCGCACACCGCTGCTGTTCCTGCAGAACATCACCGGCTTCATGGTCGGCCGCGAGTACGAGCAGCGCGGCATCACCAAGGACGGCGCCAAGATGATCATGGCGATGTCCAACGCCACGGTGCCGAAGCTGACCGTGATGTGTCACGGCTCGTTCGGCGCCGGTAATTACGGCATGAGCGGCCGCGCCTTCGATTCGCGCTTCCTGTTCTCCTGGCCGCAGAGCCAGACTGCGGTGATGGGTGCCGAGCAGGCCGCCAATGTGCTGGTCGATATCAAGATCCGCCAGCTGGCGCGCACGGCGCAGAAGCTTGCGCCGGAAGACATCGCGGCGATCCGCGAGCCGGTGCTCGACGAGTACAAGCGCAAGTCCAGCGCGTACTGGTCGACGTCGGAAATCTGGGACGACGGCATTCTCGATCCGGCCGATACCCGCCATGCGTTGGCGATGGCGCTGTCTGCCGCGCTGAACGCGCCGATCGAGGAAGCACGCTACGGCGTGTTCCGGATGTGA
- a CDS encoding enoyl-CoA hydratase/isomerase family protein has translation MSDETSNLVLIEERLDGRVALLTLNRPDATNAIDDSMALAIEAAVARVKASPRVEAVLLTGAGRVFCSGGDVGVFKAALGSGDDGELARLLDRLATRIHGALEALVNAGPLLIAAVNGPATGAGLGFICACDFAYAKPSATLRPGFSKLGLSPDTGTTQFLPRIVGARKALEILIRGDAITPEAATQLGIFNEVIDGEDAAFIDTVLERIKPLIASGRAAGETRRLIRQTMSQGLHEQLAAEQASLVALASSPLVTGRLKKALGL, from the coding sequence ATGAGCGATGAAACCAGCAATCTGGTGCTGATCGAAGAACGTCTCGACGGCCGGGTCGCCCTGCTGACCCTGAACCGTCCGGATGCGACCAATGCCATCGACGATTCGATGGCGCTGGCGATCGAAGCCGCGGTGGCACGCGTCAAAGCTTCTCCGCGCGTTGAAGCAGTGCTGCTGACCGGTGCCGGCCGGGTGTTCTGCTCGGGTGGCGATGTCGGCGTGTTCAAGGCCGCGCTCGGCAGCGGTGACGACGGCGAGCTCGCGCGCTTGCTCGATCGTCTGGCCACGCGCATCCACGGCGCGCTGGAAGCTCTGGTCAACGCCGGGCCGCTGCTGATCGCGGCGGTCAACGGGCCGGCGACCGGTGCTGGCCTGGGTTTCATCTGCGCCTGCGATTTCGCTTACGCCAAGCCTTCCGCGACCTTGCGTCCCGGCTTCTCGAAGCTCGGCCTGTCGCCGGACACCGGCACCACGCAGTTCCTGCCGCGCATCGTCGGCGCCCGCAAGGCGCTGGAAATCCTGATCCGCGGCGATGCGATCACGCCGGAGGCGGCGACCCAGCTCGGTATTTTCAACGAAGTGATCGACGGCGAAGATGCCGCGTTCATCGACACCGTGCTCGAACGGATCAAGCCGCTGATTGCTTCCGGTCGCGCGGCCGGTGAAACGCGAAGGTTGATCCGCCAGACGATGTCGCAAGGCCTGCACGAGCAGCTGGCGGCGGAGCAGGCGTCGCTGGTGGCGCTGGCGTCCAGCCCGCTGGTGACCGGGCGGCTGAAGAAAGCGCTCGGGCTCTGA
- a CDS encoding helix-turn-helix domain-containing protein, protein MTTPTRPHAAEAFRSAFGVAPGVAAEAGNGSAIGIYDWRTPDMDGFELPETDELVVALHLGGSRRVRAVTERGLSRACSIPGLVTILPPGRSAAFNTGGSIDVMTLHVPLQNGLAGNGALPSLGSHTMPRFAFRDAYVTASMEALLRAARAPQPPSPNYIAKLADALLCHLAEQAQTLPAAGHVADAAATAGQRIGTTPLADLLAYVEANLSRALPIDELARRAGVSRAGFTRSFRGATGMSTHQYLTQRRVAAAMHLLQNTEFDLVRIAQETGFSSQSHFTDTFHALTGSTPRRFREQR, encoded by the coding sequence ATGACGACGCCGACCAGACCGCACGCCGCAGAAGCCTTCCGCAGCGCCTTCGGCGTGGCGCCGGGTGTCGCTGCCGAAGCGGGCAACGGATCGGCCATCGGCATCTACGACTGGCGCACGCCGGACATGGACGGCTTCGAACTACCGGAGACCGACGAACTGGTGGTTGCCCTGCATCTCGGCGGCTCGCGCCGGGTCCGAGCGGTGACCGAGCGGGGTCTGAGCCGCGCCTGCTCCATTCCCGGCCTGGTGACGATCCTGCCGCCCGGCCGCAGCGCCGCCTTCAACACCGGCGGCAGCATCGACGTCATGACCCTGCACGTGCCGCTGCAGAACGGTCTGGCCGGCAATGGCGCCCTGCCCTCGCTGGGCAGCCACACGATGCCGCGCTTCGCGTTCCGCGACGCCTATGTCACCGCCAGCATGGAAGCGCTGTTGCGTGCGGCGCGCGCGCCCCAGCCGCCATCGCCGAACTACATCGCCAAACTCGCCGATGCCCTGCTCTGCCACCTCGCCGAACAGGCGCAGACGCTGCCGGCGGCGGGCCACGTCGCCGATGCCGCCGCGACGGCCGGCCAGCGCATCGGCACGACACCGCTGGCAGATCTGCTCGCTTACGTCGAAGCCAATCTGAGCCGGGCATTGCCGATCGACGAACTGGCAAGGCGAGCCGGCGTCAGCCGCGCCGGGTTCACACGCAGCTTCCGCGGCGCGACCGGCATGAGCACCCATCAATATCTGACTCAGAGACGAGTAGCAGCGGCGATGCACTTGCTACAGAACACCGAGTTCGATCTGGTCCGCATCGCCCAGGAGACCGGCTTCTCGAGCCAGTCGCACTTCACCGACACCTTCCACGCACTGACAGGCTCGACGCCGCGCCGCTTCCGCGAGCAGCGTTGA
- a CDS encoding cytochrome c oxidase subunit 3 family protein — protein sequence MTRRLPGVEGVWVFVLADMCFFGVLFVSFMQERIKQGALFETARHTLNPDFGGINTLILLTSSWFVVLAVDAAKRDRISAIPKLLLAAMLCGIAFGISKAIEYGGKLAAGITPMSNDFYMFYFSLTGIHLLHVIGGCVMLTVFWLKARKGEFDSRNLKVLESGATYWHMVDLLWIFLFPLLYLLR from the coding sequence GTGACCCGACGCCTTCCCGGAGTGGAAGGCGTCTGGGTGTTCGTGCTTGCCGACATGTGCTTCTTCGGCGTGCTGTTCGTGTCGTTCATGCAGGAGCGGATCAAGCAGGGCGCGTTGTTCGAAACCGCGCGCCACACGCTGAATCCGGACTTCGGTGGCATCAACACACTGATCCTGCTGACCAGTTCCTGGTTCGTGGTGCTGGCCGTCGATGCCGCGAAGCGTGACCGGATCAGCGCGATTCCGAAGCTGCTGCTGGCGGCGATGCTCTGTGGCATCGCCTTCGGGATCTCGAAGGCGATCGAGTACGGCGGCAAGCTAGCGGCCGGCATCACGCCGATGAGCAATGACTTCTACATGTTCTATTTCTCGCTGACCGGCATTCACTTGCTGCACGTGATCGGCGGTTGCGTGATGCTGACGGTGTTCTGGCTGAAGGCACGCAAGGGCGAGTTCGACAGCCGCAACCTGAAGGTGCTCGAATCCGGCGCCACCTACTGGCACATGGTCGATCTGCTGTGGATCTTCCTGTTCCCGCTGCTGTATTTGCTGAGATAG
- a CDS encoding cytochrome C oxidase subunit IV family protein codes for MALLTKPATLVWLFLMAATCVTTWGLSKDQFTASVATLSIILIAAIKVRLVLLHFMELRHAPLPWRLLLEAWVLVVTGAIAGFYLHTAPLA; via the coding sequence ATGGCGCTGCTGACGAAACCCGCGACCCTGGTCTGGCTGTTCCTGATGGCCGCGACCTGCGTGACCACCTGGGGCTTGTCGAAGGATCAGTTCACCGCCAGTGTAGCGACGCTCTCGATCATCCTGATCGCGGCGATCAAGGTGCGGCTGGTGCTGCTGCACTTCATGGAACTGCGCCATGCGCCTTTGCCCTGGCGGCTGCTGCTCGAAGCCTGGGTACTGGTGGTCACCGGCGCGATTGCCGGCTTCTACCTGCATACCGCGCCTTTGGCCTGA
- a CDS encoding 2Fe-2S iron-sulfur cluster-binding protein yields the protein MGFLKSLFAAKEAKFVEVAPFGARYEVPSGETMLEAALKNGVPFPHNCTVGTCGSCKCKLKSGRVSALTDFGYTLSQQEIAAGFILACQAIPKDALTQVEVESQALDAPPVESFTGKISATETLTHDIVKITIALDRPIKFVAGQYANLKVPGIQRARNYSFADAPDRDGRRQVSFFIRKVPNGAFTEALFKGEFKEVTMDVEGPHGNFHLHPGTAPMVCIAGGSGLAPLLSVLEAGRKDRVQRPCAFLFGARTQADLYGLEQIQQIAQNWNGKFVFLPVLSHEPADSSWTGARGLVTQFITDALPDIDWSTAEGYMCGPPGMIDAGMSSMTEAGMKLDAIFYDKFTDESHSAKMP from the coding sequence ATGGGTTTTCTGAAATCGCTGTTTGCTGCGAAGGAAGCGAAGTTTGTGGAAGTGGCGCCGTTTGGTGCGCGCTACGAAGTGCCGAGCGGGGAAACCATGCTCGAGGCTGCGCTCAAGAACGGCGTGCCGTTTCCGCACAATTGCACGGTGGGCACCTGCGGCTCCTGCAAGTGCAAGCTCAAGTCCGGTCGTGTTTCAGCGCTGACCGACTTCGGCTACACGCTGTCGCAGCAGGAGATCGCTGCCGGTTTCATCCTGGCCTGCCAGGCGATTCCGAAGGATGCACTGACCCAGGTGGAAGTCGAGAGTCAGGCGCTGGATGCGCCACCGGTGGAGTCGTTCACCGGCAAGATCTCGGCGACCGAGACGCTGACCCACGACATCGTCAAGATCACCATCGCGCTCGATCGGCCGATCAAGTTCGTGGCCGGGCAGTACGCGAATCTGAAGGTGCCGGGCATTCAGCGGGCCCGCAATTATTCTTTTGCCGATGCGCCGGATCGCGATGGCCGCCGTCAGGTGTCGTTCTTCATCCGCAAGGTGCCGAACGGGGCGTTCACCGAGGCGCTGTTCAAGGGTGAGTTCAAGGAGGTGACGATGGATGTGGAAGGCCCGCACGGCAATTTCCATCTTCATCCGGGCACCGCACCGATGGTCTGCATCGCCGGTGGTTCGGGATTGGCTCCGTTGCTATCGGTGCTCGAAGCCGGCCGCAAGGATCGCGTCCAGCGGCCTTGTGCCTTCCTGTTCGGCGCGCGGACGCAAGCCGATCTTTATGGGCTGGAGCAGATCCAGCAGATCGCCCAGAACTGGAATGGCAAGTTCGTGTTCCTGCCAGTGCTGTCGCATGAGCCGGCGGACAGTTCCTGGACGGGTGCTCGCGGCCTGGTCACGCAGTTCATCACCGATGCCCTGCCCGATATCGACTGGTCCACCGCCGAAGGCTATATGTGCGGCCCCCCCGGCATGATCGACGCCGGCATGTCCTCCATGACCGAAGCCGGCATGAAGCTCGATGCCATCTTCTACGACAAGTTCACTGACGAAAGTCATTCCGCAAAAATGCCGTAG
- a CDS encoding MarR family winged helix-turn-helix transcriptional regulator: MSSTPLPGEESGDASLLHPPSEELSRQWIKLGFLIHDVSRLRRSAYDQLMKPLKITRARWWVLAHLSRHDGMMQSQLADVLEVGKASLGTVVDQLENSGWVERRADPLDKRVKRVYLTRAAQPLIKTMTIEEDRFNQRALGALSLDDHQTLSRLLGQIKHSLSRMGLDNGNQSLDED; the protein is encoded by the coding sequence ATGTCTTCTACCCCGCTGCCCGGCGAAGAATCTGGCGATGCCAGCTTGCTTCATCCTCCAAGCGAAGAACTTTCGCGGCAATGGATCAAGCTGGGCTTCCTGATCCACGACGTGTCGCGTCTGCGCCGTTCGGCTTACGACCAGTTGATGAAGCCGCTGAAGATCACCCGCGCTCGCTGGTGGGTGCTGGCACATCTGTCGCGCCACGACGGCATGATGCAGTCGCAACTCGCCGATGTGCTGGAAGTGGGCAAGGCCAGCCTCGGCACCGTCGTCGATCAGTTGGAGAACAGCGGATGGGTCGAACGCCGCGCCGATCCGCTGGACAAGCGCGTCAAGCGCGTCTACCTGACCCGCGCTGCGCAGCCGCTGATCAAGACCATGACCATCGAGGAAGATCGTTTCAACCAGCGCGCGCTCGGCGCACTCAGCCTGGACGATCACCAGACGCTGTCCCGGCTGCTGGGCCAGATCAAGCATTCGCTGTCGCGGATGGGCCTAGATAACGGCAACCAGTCCCTGGACGAGGACTGA
- a CDS encoding class II aldolase/adducin family protein, translated as MTAVPQTNFPAPIASAAQQAELRVAARALSRGGLVHAYGHCSLRLDAEHFLVCAAKPMGSILTSDAGTVVPVSGPLPDGVLGEVRIHQQVYARRPEIAAVCRIMPPQIGLLALLKRTPRARHGFGAYFARPDGQGPVLWDDPRLLRDDAAAARLADTLGQGNALVMRANGAVVVGKTIVEAVALSWFLEEAARVETGLMQMGQDGDHTLLTADETIARQVVAGRVYERMWEHLSFGDAEAVPLT; from the coding sequence ATGACCGCTGTGCCACAAACGAATTTTCCAGCTCCGATCGCCAGCGCCGCGCAACAGGCCGAGCTGCGCGTCGCCGCCCGCGCGCTATCGCGCGGCGGCCTCGTGCACGCTTATGGCCATTGCAGCCTGCGGCTCGATGCTGAGCATTTCCTGGTCTGCGCCGCGAAGCCGATGGGCAGCATCCTGACTAGCGATGCCGGCACCGTCGTGCCGGTCAGCGGCCCGTTGCCGGACGGCGTGCTTGGCGAGGTGCGCATCCATCAGCAGGTCTACGCCCGGCGGCCGGAGATTGCTGCGGTGTGCCGGATCATGCCGCCGCAGATCGGCCTGCTCGCGCTGCTGAAGCGGACGCCGCGTGCGCGGCACGGCTTCGGCGCCTACTTCGCGCGTCCGGATGGCCAGGGCCCGGTGCTCTGGGATGACCCCCGCCTGCTGCGTGATGACGCAGCCGCCGCCCGTCTGGCCGACACGCTGGGCCAGGGCAATGCGCTGGTGATGCGTGCCAACGGCGCGGTGGTGGTCGGCAAGACCATCGTCGAAGCGGTGGCGCTGTCCTGGTTCCTGGAGGAAGCTGCACGAGTCGAGACCGGCCTGATGCAGATGGGCCAGGATGGCGACCACACCCTGCTGACAGCAGACGAAACCATTGCCCGGCAGGTAGTGGCCGGAAGAGTCTACGAGCGGATGTGGGAACACCTGAGTTTTGGCGATGCGGAGGCCGTACCGCTAACCTGA
- a CDS encoding acetaldehyde dehydrogenase (acetylating), with protein sequence MKKIRCAIIGPGNIGTDLLYKLKRSSVLEPVWMVGVDPESEGLARAREYGLKTTADGVDGLLPFVASDNIQIAFDATSAYVHKQHSDALTALGVMMIDLTPAAIGPFCIPPINLKAHAGSRQMNVNMVTCGGQATIPMVYAVSRVQKVSYAEIVATVASKSIGPGTRKNIDEFTRTTAAAVKSVGGAERGKAIIIVNPAEPPLIMRDTVHCLTVDAPKQKEIEASVRDMLAEVQKYVPGYRVMNGPVFDGNRVTTFLQVEGLGDYLPKYAGNLDIMTAAAARTAEMFAEEILAGRITPVAA encoded by the coding sequence GTGAAAAAGATCCGCTGCGCGATCATCGGCCCTGGGAACATTGGGACGGACCTGCTGTACAAGCTGAAGCGTTCGAGCGTGCTGGAGCCGGTGTGGATGGTCGGCGTCGATCCGGAATCGGAAGGCCTGGCGCGGGCGCGGGAATACGGCCTGAAGACCACGGCCGACGGTGTGGATGGCCTGCTGCCGTTCGTGGCCAGCGACAACATCCAGATCGCCTTCGACGCCACCAGCGCCTACGTCCACAAGCAGCACTCCGATGCGCTGACCGCGCTCGGCGTGATGATGATCGACCTGACGCCGGCGGCAATCGGCCCGTTCTGCATCCCGCCGATCAACCTGAAGGCTCATGCCGGCAGCCGGCAGATGAACGTCAACATGGTCACCTGCGGCGGCCAGGCGACGATTCCGATGGTCTACGCCGTATCCCGCGTGCAGAAGGTGTCGTACGCCGAGATCGTCGCGACGGTGGCCTCGAAATCGATTGGCCCCGGCACCCGCAAGAACATCGACGAATTCACCCGCACCACGGCCGCTGCCGTGAAATCAGTCGGCGGTGCCGAACGCGGCAAGGCGATCATCATCGTCAACCCGGCCGAACCACCGTTGATCATGCGCGACACCGTCCACTGCCTGACGGTGGACGCACCGAAGCAGAAAGAGATCGAAGCCTCGGTGCGCGACATGCTCGCCGAAGTCCAGAAGTACGTGCCCGGCTACCGGGTCATGAACGGCCCGGTATTCGACGGCAACCGGGTCACCACCTTCCTGCAGGTGGAAGGGCTCGGTGACTACCTGCCGAAGTACGCCGGCAACCTCGACATCATGACCGCCGCGGCCGCCCGCACCGCCGAAATGTTCGCCGAAGAAATCCTCGCCGGGCGCATCACGCCCGTGGCGGCCTGA
- the dmpG gene encoding 4-hydroxy-2-oxovalerate aldolase has translation MNLKGIKVRTHDMSLRDGMHPKRHQISIEQMQKIATDLDVAGVPLIEVTHGDGLGGGSVNYGFAAASDEDYLRAVIPLLKQAKVSALLIPGIGTVDDLKVAADCGIHTVRVATHCTEADVSEQHIIAGRKLGLDTVGFLMMAHMSEPEALLKQARLMESYGAQCIYVTDSAGYMLPDDVSARVGHLRQHLNADTELGFHGHHNMAMGISNSLAAIEAGARRIDCACGGMGAGAGNTPLEVFIAVANRMGIETGVDLFKVTDVAEDLVTPILDFPVRIDRNSLTLGYAGVYSSFLLFARRAEAKYGVPAREILIELGRLKMVGGQEDMIEDTAINMARERGLSAA, from the coding sequence ATGAATCTCAAAGGCATCAAAGTCAGAACGCATGACATGTCGCTGCGCGACGGCATGCACCCGAAACGCCACCAGATCAGCATCGAACAGATGCAGAAGATCGCCACCGACCTCGATGTCGCCGGTGTCCCGCTGATCGAAGTCACCCATGGCGATGGCCTCGGCGGCGGATCCGTCAACTACGGCTTCGCCGCCGCCAGCGACGAAGACTATCTCCGCGCCGTGATCCCGCTCCTCAAGCAGGCCAAGGTCTCGGCCCTGCTGATTCCGGGCATCGGCACGGTGGACGACCTCAAGGTCGCTGCCGACTGCGGTATCCACACCGTCCGAGTCGCCACCCACTGCACCGAAGCCGATGTCAGCGAACAGCACATCATCGCCGGCAGAAAGCTCGGCCTCGACACCGTCGGCTTCCTGATGATGGCGCACATGTCCGAGCCGGAAGCCCTGCTCAAGCAAGCCAGATTGATGGAAAGCTACGGCGCCCAATGCATCTACGTCACCGACTCCGCGGGTTACATGCTCCCGGACGACGTCAGCGCCCGAGTCGGCCACCTGCGCCAGCATCTCAACGCCGACACCGAACTCGGCTTCCACGGCCACCACAACATGGCCATGGGCATCTCCAACAGCCTCGCCGCGATCGAAGCCGGAGCAAGACGCATCGACTGCGCCTGCGGCGGCATGGGCGCCGGTGCCGGCAACACGCCACTGGAAGTGTTCATTGCGGTGGCCAACCGGATGGGCATCGAGACCGGGGTCGACCTGTTCAAGGTCACCGACGTCGCCGAAGACCTGGTCACCCCGATCCTCGACTTCCCGGTGCGCATCGACCGCAACTCGCTGACTCTGGGCTACGCCGGCGTCTATTCGAGCTTCCTGCTGTTTGCCCGAAGAGCCGAGGCCAAGTACGGCGTGCCGGCCCGCGAAATTCTCATCGAACTGGGAAGACTGAAGATGGTCGGCGGCCAGGAAGACATGATCGAAGACACCGCCATCAATATGGCGCGTGAACGTGGGTTGAGCGCCGCCTGA
- a CDS encoding AMP-binding protein, with product MTTPTATFRAARDLLLRHRDDYATAMAEFAWPVLPEFNWALDHFDELALGNQACALWIVDESGAELRRSFDELRVASDRSANWLRSLGVQRGDRLLVMLPNRVELWEIMLAAIKLGAVLAPATQILSAADLQDRIERGDMRAVICDPASLAKFEGIAEGRLKIVVGGEAPGWTSYVDVSKASTNYQPDSVTKGNDACVLYFTSGTTSKPKMVLHTQTSYPVGHLSTMYWLGLKPGDVHMNISSPGWAKHAWSCLFAPWQVGATIFIYNQGRFDTAKTLNTLVRCGVTSLCAPPTAWRSLIIEDLKAYPVKLRELTSAGEPLNPEVIEQVKSAWGITIREGFGQTESTAMLGNPPGQPVRYGSMGRPLPGYAIDLLDLDGNKAGEGEISVRLSPRPTAIMAGYAGDVAKTQKALGGSHYGTADVASIDADGYYWYVGRTDDVFKSSDYRISPFELESALLEHPAVAEAAVFESPDPKRLCVPKACVILAPGHVPSADTAKTILLFARSRLAPYQKVRIIEFCDLPKTVSGKVRRNELRATEAARRAAGERGEHEYLEADFPELLDARRV from the coding sequence GTGACCACGCCGACTGCCACCTTCCGCGCCGCCCGCGATCTGCTGCTGCGCCATCGCGACGACTATGCGACGGCGATGGCCGAGTTCGCCTGGCCGGTGCTGCCTGAGTTCAATTGGGCGCTCGATCACTTCGATGAACTGGCGCTTGGAAACCAAGCCTGCGCGCTGTGGATCGTCGACGAAAGCGGCGCCGAACTGCGGCGCAGTTTCGACGAACTGCGCGTCGCTTCAGATCGCAGCGCTAACTGGCTGCGCAGCCTTGGCGTGCAGCGCGGTGATCGGCTGCTGGTGATGCTGCCGAACCGGGTCGAGCTGTGGGAGATCATGCTCGCGGCGATCAAGCTTGGCGCGGTGCTGGCCCCGGCGACGCAGATCCTGTCGGCGGCCGATCTGCAGGACCGCATCGAGCGCGGCGACATGCGCGCGGTGATCTGCGATCCAGCGAGCCTTGCGAAGTTCGAAGGTATTGCCGAAGGGCGACTGAAGATCGTCGTCGGTGGCGAAGCTCCCGGTTGGACTTCGTATGTCGATGTCAGCAAGGCGTCGACGAACTACCAGCCCGATAGCGTTACCAAGGGCAATGACGCCTGTGTCCTGTATTTCACGTCGGGCACCACCTCGAAGCCGAAGATGGTGCTGCACACGCAGACCAGCTATCCGGTCGGCCATCTGAGCACCATGTATTGGCTGGGCCTGAAGCCCGGCGATGTGCACATGAACATCAGCTCGCCGGGTTGGGCCAAGCACGCCTGGAGCTGTTTGTTCGCGCCCTGGCAGGTCGGTGCGACGATCTTCATCTACAACCAGGGCCGCTTCGATACTGCGAAGACGCTGAACACGCTGGTGCGTTGCGGCGTCACCAGCTTATGTGCGCCGCCGACTGCCTGGCGCTCGCTGATCATCGAAGACCTGAAGGCTTACCCGGTGAAGCTGCGCGAGCTGACCAGCGCCGGCGAGCCGCTGAATCCGGAAGTGATCGAGCAGGTGAAGAGCGCCTGGGGCATCACCATCCGCGAAGGCTTTGGCCAGACCGAATCGACAGCGATGCTCGGCAATCCGCCGGGTCAGCCGGTGCGTTACGGCTCGATGGGCAGGCCGCTGCCGGGCTATGCGATCGACCTGCTCGATCTCGATGGCAACAAGGCGGGCGAGGGCGAGATCTCGGTGCGCCTGTCGCCGCGTCCTACGGCGATCATGGCTGGCTACGCGGGTGATGTCGCAAAGACCCAGAAGGCGCTTGGCGGTTCGCACTACGGCACCGCCGATGTCGCGTCCATCGACGCCGATGGTTACTACTGGTACGTCGGTCGCACCGATGACGTGTTCAAGAGTTCGGACTACCGCATCTCGCCGTTCGAGCTGGAAAGCGCGCTGCTTGAACATCCGGCCGTCGCTGAAGCTGCCGTGTTCGAAAGCCCGGACCCGAAGCGCCTCTGCGTGCCGAAGGCCTGCGTGATCCTGGCGCCGGGCCATGTACCGAGCGCCGATACCGCGAAGACGATCCTGCTGTTTGCGCGCAGCCGTCTGGCGCCGTACCAGAAGGTGCGCATCATCGAATTCTGTGACTTGCCGAAGACGGTCTCCGGCAAGGTGCGCCGCAATGAATTGCGCGCCACCGAAGCGGCGCGTCGTGCGGCCGGCGAGCGCGGCGAACATGAATATCTGGAAGCCGATTTTCCCGAATTGCTCGATGCAAGACGCGTCTGA